One segment of Cervus canadensis isolate Bull #8, Minnesota chromosome 32, ASM1932006v1, whole genome shotgun sequence DNA contains the following:
- the ANKS3 gene encoding ankyrin repeat and SAM domain-containing protein 3 isoform X1, whose amino-acid sequence MSELSDEASEPELLDRSLSMWHGLGTQVSREELAVPLDLHTAASIGQYEVVKECVQRRELDLNKKNGGGWTPLMYASYIGHDTIVHLLLEAGVSVNVPTPEGQTPLMLASSCGNESIAYFLLQQGAELEMKDIQGWTALFHCTSAGHQQMVKFLLDSGANANVREPVYGFTPLMEAAAAGHEIIVQYFLNHGVRVDTRDHSGATARMLARQYGHMKIVGLIDAHSPSLPKSLYRGPEKYEDLSSSDECGSVPPRQRPCRKKGLSIHEGPRALARITAIGLGGRAQQPRYEQVPPRGYVSFNSSDEHPLEGGGLCYRDVTSPINERDVESSSSSSREEQAFSANPGVVRSSSSEGLARAPGLSSEASLESNEDSDHVRRSSVRKQTKSYVKTKNRYSSSDSQWAPSAATSCAPGASPQTDRPPYSGPQDLATLLEQIGCLKYLQVFEEQDVDLRIFLTLTESDLKEIGITLFGPKRKMTSAIARWHSSARPPSDALELAYADRLEAEMQELAIQLHKRCEEVEAMRGLVSQEQELRAVVESCLLEQDGARKDVHAQLQETWALAKDATLVLDQLRACQAELSARVRRDESLREAPLSPGLPAAGREGGIPAVGRTDGVGRLPGRVSPPVSVCLSCGRLPGPLTLHTHVLTVSPGGPRLPATSKTPQPSRLALAHSALGRAPTGHQHFASQVGREHADTAGTCGSRGPVLSQWLRPPGTHTHPALCSTDPKGWQASLQALSLPELSGALEERVREMGRVLCSVTQSLEKLQALSGKESWREP is encoded by the exons ATGTCGGAGCTCAGCGATGAAGCCAGTGAGCCAGAGCTTCTGGACCGCAGCTTGTCCATGTGGCACGGGCTAGGCACGCAGGTCAGCCGGGAGGAGCTAGCTGTCCCCCTGGATCTTCACACGGCGGCTTCCATCGGCCAGTACGAGGTGGTGAAGGAATGTGTGCAGCG GAGAGAGTTAGATTTGAATAAGAAGAATGGTGGTGGCTGGACCCCGCTGATGTATGCCTCCTACATTGGACACGATACCATCGTGCACCTCCTGCTTGAGGCAGGGGTCAGCGTGAATGTGCCGACCCCGGAAGGGCAGACTCCACTGATGCTGGCTTCCAGCTGTGGCAACGAGAGCATcgcctatttccttctccag CAAGGTGCTGAGCTGGAAATGAAGGACATTCAGGGCTGGACTGCCCTCTTCCACTGCACCAGTGCTGGGCACCAGCAGATGGTCAAGTTCCTTTTGGACAGTGGAGCGAACGCCAACGTGAG GGAGCCGGTGTATGGATTCACTCCGCTGATGGAAGCTGCGGCTGCCGGCCATGAGATCATCGTGCAGTATTTTCTGAATCAT GGAGTCAGAGTGGACACGCGAGACCACAGTGGAGCCACAGCCCGGATGCTGGCCAGGCAGTACGGACACATGAAGATCGTGGGGCTGATTGACGCCCACTCACCTTCCCTGCCCAAGAGCCTCTACCGGGGCCCAG AAAAATACGAAGATCTGAGCTCTTCAGATGAGTGTGGCTCTGTCCCTCCGCGACAGAGGCCCTGCCGCAAGAAGGGGCTCAGCATCCATGAGGGGCCGCGAGCCCTGGCCCGCATCACGGCCATCGGACTCGGGGGCCGGGCACAGCAGCCTCGCTACG AGCAGGTGCCTCCGCGGGGCTACGTCAGCTTCAACAGCAGCGACGAGCACCCCCTGGAGGGGGGCGGCCTGTGCTACAGGGATGTCACCTCGCCCATCAACGAGCGGGACGtggagagcagcagcagcagcagccgcg AAGAGCAGGCCTTCTCTGCCAACCCTGGGGTCGTGCGGAGCAGCAGCAGCGAGGGCCTGGCCCGGGCCCCGGGACTCAGCAGCGAGGCCTCCCTGGAGAGCAACGAG GATTCGGATCACGTGCGGAGAAGCTCGGTTCGCAAACAAACTAAAAGTTATGTGAAGACCAAGAACCGTTACAGCAGCAGCGACAGCCAGTGGGCTCCCAGCGCCGCGACGTCCTGTGCCCCGGGAGCGAGCCCCCAGACCGACAGGCCCCCCTATTCAGGACCTCAG GACCTTGCCACACTGCTGGAGCAGATCGGCTGTCTCAAGTACCTGCAGGTGTTTGAGGAGCAGGATGTGGACCTCCGCATCTTCCTGACCCTCACTGAGAGCGACCTGAAGGAAATCGGCATCAC GTTGTTTGGGCCCAAAAGGAAAATGACGTCTGCCATCGCCCGCTGGCACAGCAGCGCCCGCCCCCCCAGTGATGCCCTGGAGCTGGCCTATGCCGACCGGCTGGAGGCCGAGATGCAGGAGCTTGCCATCCAGCTGCACAAG CGCTGCGAGGAGGTGGAGGCCATGCGAGGCCTAGTGTCCCAGGAGCAGGAGCTGCGGGCCGTGGTGGAGAGCTGCCTCCTGGAGCAGGACGGTGCCCGCAAGGACGTCCACGCAcagctgcaggagacctgggccctTGCCAAGGATGCCACGCTTGTCCTGGACCAGCTGCG GGCCTGTCAGGCTGAGCTGTCAGCCCGAGTGAGGCGGGACGAGTCCCTGCGTGAGGCCCCCCTGAGCCCAGGCCTCCCTGCAGCAGGTAGGGAGGGCGGCATCCCGGCTGTGGGGCGGACGGACGGGGTGGGCCGCCTCCCAGGCCGGGTTTCACCACCTGTCTCTGTGTGCTTGTCATGTGGACGCCTCCCCGGTCCCCTCACACTGCACACCCACGTCCTCACGGTCTCTCCCGGAGGGCCTCGGCTGCCAGCAACGTCCAAGACGCCACAGCCCAGCAGGCTGGCCCTCGCACACTCAGCCCTGGGCCGGGCCCCTACTGGTCATCAGCACTTTGCTTCACAAGTGGGCAGAGAACACGCTGACACTGCAGGGACGTGTGGCTCTAGAGGGCCAGTCCTGTCACAGTGGCTCAGGCCGCCCGGAACCCACACCCACCCGGCTCTCTGCTCCACAGACCCCAAAGGCTGGCAGGCCTCCTTGCAGGCCCTGAGCCTTCCCGAGCTGTCGGGAGCCCTGGAGGAGCGAGTCCGGGAGATGG GGCGAGTCCTGTGCTCGGTGACCCAGAGCCTGGAGAAGCTGCAGGCGCTGAGCGGGAAGGAGAGCTGGCGGGAGCCGTAG
- the ANKS3 gene encoding ankyrin repeat and SAM domain-containing protein 3 isoform X5, protein MSELSDEASEPELLDRSLSMWHGLGTQVSREELAVPLDLHTAASIGQYEVVKECVQRRELDLNKKNGGGWTPLMYASYIGHDTIVHLLLEAGVSVNVPTPEGQTPLMLASSCGNESIAYFLLQQGAELEMKDIQGWTALFHCTSAGHQQMVKFLLDSGANANVREPVYGFTPLMEAAAAGHEIIVQYFLNHGVRVDTRDHSGATARMLARQYGHMKIVGLIDAHSPSLPKSLYRGPEKYEDLSSSDECGSVPPRQRPCRKKGLSIHEGPRALARITAIGLGGRAQQPRYEQVPPRGYVSFNSSDEHPLEGGGLCYRDVTSPINERDVESSSSSSREEQAFSANPGVVRSSSSEGLARAPGLSSEASLESNEDSDHVRRSSVRKQTKSYVKTKNRYSSSDSQWAPSAATSCAPGASPQTDRPPYSGPQDLATLLEQIGCLKYLQVFEEQDVDLRIFLTLTESDLKEIGITLFGPKRKMTSAIARWHSSARPPSDALELAYADRLEAEMQELAIQLHKRCEEVEAMRGLVSQEQELRAVVESCLLEQDGARKDVHAQLQETWALAKDATLVLDQLRACQAELSARVRRDESLREAPLSPGLPAADPKGWQASLQALSLPELSGALEERVREMGRVLCSVTQSLEKLQALSGKESWREP, encoded by the exons ATGTCGGAGCTCAGCGATGAAGCCAGTGAGCCAGAGCTTCTGGACCGCAGCTTGTCCATGTGGCACGGGCTAGGCACGCAGGTCAGCCGGGAGGAGCTAGCTGTCCCCCTGGATCTTCACACGGCGGCTTCCATCGGCCAGTACGAGGTGGTGAAGGAATGTGTGCAGCG GAGAGAGTTAGATTTGAATAAGAAGAATGGTGGTGGCTGGACCCCGCTGATGTATGCCTCCTACATTGGACACGATACCATCGTGCACCTCCTGCTTGAGGCAGGGGTCAGCGTGAATGTGCCGACCCCGGAAGGGCAGACTCCACTGATGCTGGCTTCCAGCTGTGGCAACGAGAGCATcgcctatttccttctccag CAAGGTGCTGAGCTGGAAATGAAGGACATTCAGGGCTGGACTGCCCTCTTCCACTGCACCAGTGCTGGGCACCAGCAGATGGTCAAGTTCCTTTTGGACAGTGGAGCGAACGCCAACGTGAG GGAGCCGGTGTATGGATTCACTCCGCTGATGGAAGCTGCGGCTGCCGGCCATGAGATCATCGTGCAGTATTTTCTGAATCAT GGAGTCAGAGTGGACACGCGAGACCACAGTGGAGCCACAGCCCGGATGCTGGCCAGGCAGTACGGACACATGAAGATCGTGGGGCTGATTGACGCCCACTCACCTTCCCTGCCCAAGAGCCTCTACCGGGGCCCAG AAAAATACGAAGATCTGAGCTCTTCAGATGAGTGTGGCTCTGTCCCTCCGCGACAGAGGCCCTGCCGCAAGAAGGGGCTCAGCATCCATGAGGGGCCGCGAGCCCTGGCCCGCATCACGGCCATCGGACTCGGGGGCCGGGCACAGCAGCCTCGCTACG AGCAGGTGCCTCCGCGGGGCTACGTCAGCTTCAACAGCAGCGACGAGCACCCCCTGGAGGGGGGCGGCCTGTGCTACAGGGATGTCACCTCGCCCATCAACGAGCGGGACGtggagagcagcagcagcagcagccgcg AAGAGCAGGCCTTCTCTGCCAACCCTGGGGTCGTGCGGAGCAGCAGCAGCGAGGGCCTGGCCCGGGCCCCGGGACTCAGCAGCGAGGCCTCCCTGGAGAGCAACGAG GATTCGGATCACGTGCGGAGAAGCTCGGTTCGCAAACAAACTAAAAGTTATGTGAAGACCAAGAACCGTTACAGCAGCAGCGACAGCCAGTGGGCTCCCAGCGCCGCGACGTCCTGTGCCCCGGGAGCGAGCCCCCAGACCGACAGGCCCCCCTATTCAGGACCTCAG GACCTTGCCACACTGCTGGAGCAGATCGGCTGTCTCAAGTACCTGCAGGTGTTTGAGGAGCAGGATGTGGACCTCCGCATCTTCCTGACCCTCACTGAGAGCGACCTGAAGGAAATCGGCATCAC GTTGTTTGGGCCCAAAAGGAAAATGACGTCTGCCATCGCCCGCTGGCACAGCAGCGCCCGCCCCCCCAGTGATGCCCTGGAGCTGGCCTATGCCGACCGGCTGGAGGCCGAGATGCAGGAGCTTGCCATCCAGCTGCACAAG CGCTGCGAGGAGGTGGAGGCCATGCGAGGCCTAGTGTCCCAGGAGCAGGAGCTGCGGGCCGTGGTGGAGAGCTGCCTCCTGGAGCAGGACGGTGCCCGCAAGGACGTCCACGCAcagctgcaggagacctgggccctTGCCAAGGATGCCACGCTTGTCCTGGACCAGCTGCG GGCCTGTCAGGCTGAGCTGTCAGCCCGAGTGAGGCGGGACGAGTCCCTGCGTGAGGCCCCCCTGAGCCCAGGCCTCCCTGCAGCAG ACCCCAAAGGCTGGCAGGCCTCCTTGCAGGCCCTGAGCCTTCCCGAGCTGTCGGGAGCCCTGGAGGAGCGAGTCCGGGAGATGG GGCGAGTCCTGTGCTCGGTGACCCAGAGCCTGGAGAAGCTGCAGGCGCTGAGCGGGAAGGAGAGCTGGCGGGAGCCGTAG
- the ANKS3 gene encoding ankyrin repeat and SAM domain-containing protein 3 isoform X3, whose amino-acid sequence MSELSDEASEPELLDRSLSMWHGLGTQVSREELAVPLDLHTAASIGQYEVVKECVQRRELDLNKKNGGGWTPLMYASYIGHDTIVHLLLEAGVSVNVPTPEGQTPLMLASSCGNESIAYFLLQQGAELEMKDIQGWTALFHCTSAGHQQMVKFLLDSGANANVREPVYGFTPLMEAAAAGHEIIVQYFLNHGVRVDTRDHSGATARMLARQYGHMKIVGLIDAHSPSLPKSLYRGPEKYEDLSSSDECGSVPPRQRPCRKKGLSIHEGPRALARITAIGLGGRAQQPRYEQVPPRGYVSFNSSDEHPLEGGGLCYRDVTSPINERDVESSSSSSREEQAFSANPGVVRSSSSEGLARAPGLSSEASLESNEDSDHVRRSSVRKQTKSYVKTKNRYSSSDSQWAPSAATSCAPGASPQTDRPPYSGPQDLATLLEQIGCLKYLQVFEEQDVDLRIFLTLTESDLKEIGITLFGPKRKMTSAIARWHSSARPPSDALELAYADRLEAEMQELAIQLHKRCEEVEAMRGLVSQEQELRAVVESCLLEQDGARKDVHAQLQETWALAKDATLVLDQLRACQAELSARVRRDESLREAPLSPGLPAAGREGGIPAVGRTDGVGRLPGRVSPPVSVCLSCGRLPGPLTLHTHVLTVSPGGPRLPATSKTPQPSRLALAHSALGRAPTGHQHFASQVGREHADTAGTCGSRGPVLSQWLRPPGTHTHPALCSTDPKGWQASLQALSLPELSGALEERVREMGESMGCSPAAARSAVPSPRPVKP is encoded by the exons ATGTCGGAGCTCAGCGATGAAGCCAGTGAGCCAGAGCTTCTGGACCGCAGCTTGTCCATGTGGCACGGGCTAGGCACGCAGGTCAGCCGGGAGGAGCTAGCTGTCCCCCTGGATCTTCACACGGCGGCTTCCATCGGCCAGTACGAGGTGGTGAAGGAATGTGTGCAGCG GAGAGAGTTAGATTTGAATAAGAAGAATGGTGGTGGCTGGACCCCGCTGATGTATGCCTCCTACATTGGACACGATACCATCGTGCACCTCCTGCTTGAGGCAGGGGTCAGCGTGAATGTGCCGACCCCGGAAGGGCAGACTCCACTGATGCTGGCTTCCAGCTGTGGCAACGAGAGCATcgcctatttccttctccag CAAGGTGCTGAGCTGGAAATGAAGGACATTCAGGGCTGGACTGCCCTCTTCCACTGCACCAGTGCTGGGCACCAGCAGATGGTCAAGTTCCTTTTGGACAGTGGAGCGAACGCCAACGTGAG GGAGCCGGTGTATGGATTCACTCCGCTGATGGAAGCTGCGGCTGCCGGCCATGAGATCATCGTGCAGTATTTTCTGAATCAT GGAGTCAGAGTGGACACGCGAGACCACAGTGGAGCCACAGCCCGGATGCTGGCCAGGCAGTACGGACACATGAAGATCGTGGGGCTGATTGACGCCCACTCACCTTCCCTGCCCAAGAGCCTCTACCGGGGCCCAG AAAAATACGAAGATCTGAGCTCTTCAGATGAGTGTGGCTCTGTCCCTCCGCGACAGAGGCCCTGCCGCAAGAAGGGGCTCAGCATCCATGAGGGGCCGCGAGCCCTGGCCCGCATCACGGCCATCGGACTCGGGGGCCGGGCACAGCAGCCTCGCTACG AGCAGGTGCCTCCGCGGGGCTACGTCAGCTTCAACAGCAGCGACGAGCACCCCCTGGAGGGGGGCGGCCTGTGCTACAGGGATGTCACCTCGCCCATCAACGAGCGGGACGtggagagcagcagcagcagcagccgcg AAGAGCAGGCCTTCTCTGCCAACCCTGGGGTCGTGCGGAGCAGCAGCAGCGAGGGCCTGGCCCGGGCCCCGGGACTCAGCAGCGAGGCCTCCCTGGAGAGCAACGAG GATTCGGATCACGTGCGGAGAAGCTCGGTTCGCAAACAAACTAAAAGTTATGTGAAGACCAAGAACCGTTACAGCAGCAGCGACAGCCAGTGGGCTCCCAGCGCCGCGACGTCCTGTGCCCCGGGAGCGAGCCCCCAGACCGACAGGCCCCCCTATTCAGGACCTCAG GACCTTGCCACACTGCTGGAGCAGATCGGCTGTCTCAAGTACCTGCAGGTGTTTGAGGAGCAGGATGTGGACCTCCGCATCTTCCTGACCCTCACTGAGAGCGACCTGAAGGAAATCGGCATCAC GTTGTTTGGGCCCAAAAGGAAAATGACGTCTGCCATCGCCCGCTGGCACAGCAGCGCCCGCCCCCCCAGTGATGCCCTGGAGCTGGCCTATGCCGACCGGCTGGAGGCCGAGATGCAGGAGCTTGCCATCCAGCTGCACAAG CGCTGCGAGGAGGTGGAGGCCATGCGAGGCCTAGTGTCCCAGGAGCAGGAGCTGCGGGCCGTGGTGGAGAGCTGCCTCCTGGAGCAGGACGGTGCCCGCAAGGACGTCCACGCAcagctgcaggagacctgggccctTGCCAAGGATGCCACGCTTGTCCTGGACCAGCTGCG GGCCTGTCAGGCTGAGCTGTCAGCCCGAGTGAGGCGGGACGAGTCCCTGCGTGAGGCCCCCCTGAGCCCAGGCCTCCCTGCAGCAGGTAGGGAGGGCGGCATCCCGGCTGTGGGGCGGACGGACGGGGTGGGCCGCCTCCCAGGCCGGGTTTCACCACCTGTCTCTGTGTGCTTGTCATGTGGACGCCTCCCCGGTCCCCTCACACTGCACACCCACGTCCTCACGGTCTCTCCCGGAGGGCCTCGGCTGCCAGCAACGTCCAAGACGCCACAGCCCAGCAGGCTGGCCCTCGCACACTCAGCCCTGGGCCGGGCCCCTACTGGTCATCAGCACTTTGCTTCACAAGTGGGCAGAGAACACGCTGACACTGCAGGGACGTGTGGCTCTAGAGGGCCAGTCCTGTCACAGTGGCTCAGGCCGCCCGGAACCCACACCCACCCGGCTCTCTGCTCCACAGACCCCAAAGGCTGGCAGGCCTCCTTGCAGGCCCTGAGCCTTCCCGAGCTGTCGGGAGCCCTGGAGGAGCGAGTCCGGGAGATGGGtgagtccatgggctgcagcccagcgGCCGCGAGGTCCGCCGTGCCTTCTCCCCGGCCCGTGAAGCCGTGA
- the ANKS3 gene encoding ankyrin repeat and SAM domain-containing protein 3 isoform X2 — protein sequence MSELSDEASEPELLDRSLSMWHGLGTQVSREELAVPLDLHTAASIGQYEVVKECVQRRELDLNKKNGGGWTPLMYASYIGHDTIVHLLLEAGVSVNVPTPEGQTPLMLASSCGNESIAYFLLQQGAELEMKDIQGWTALFHCTSAGHQQMVKFLLDSGANANVREPVYGFTPLMEAAAAGHEIIVQYFLNHGVRVDTRDHSGATARMLARQYGHMKIVGLIDAHSPSLPKSLYRGPEKYEDLSSSDECGSVPPRQRPCRKKGLSIHEGPRALARITAIGLGGRAQQPRYEQVPPRGYVSFNSSDEHPLEGGGLCYRDVTSPINERDVESSSSSSREQAFSANPGVVRSSSSEGLARAPGLSSEASLESNEDSDHVRRSSVRKQTKSYVKTKNRYSSSDSQWAPSAATSCAPGASPQTDRPPYSGPQDLATLLEQIGCLKYLQVFEEQDVDLRIFLTLTESDLKEIGITLFGPKRKMTSAIARWHSSARPPSDALELAYADRLEAEMQELAIQLHKRCEEVEAMRGLVSQEQELRAVVESCLLEQDGARKDVHAQLQETWALAKDATLVLDQLRACQAELSARVRRDESLREAPLSPGLPAAGREGGIPAVGRTDGVGRLPGRVSPPVSVCLSCGRLPGPLTLHTHVLTVSPGGPRLPATSKTPQPSRLALAHSALGRAPTGHQHFASQVGREHADTAGTCGSRGPVLSQWLRPPGTHTHPALCSTDPKGWQASLQALSLPELSGALEERVREMGRVLCSVTQSLEKLQALSGKESWREP from the exons ATGTCGGAGCTCAGCGATGAAGCCAGTGAGCCAGAGCTTCTGGACCGCAGCTTGTCCATGTGGCACGGGCTAGGCACGCAGGTCAGCCGGGAGGAGCTAGCTGTCCCCCTGGATCTTCACACGGCGGCTTCCATCGGCCAGTACGAGGTGGTGAAGGAATGTGTGCAGCG GAGAGAGTTAGATTTGAATAAGAAGAATGGTGGTGGCTGGACCCCGCTGATGTATGCCTCCTACATTGGACACGATACCATCGTGCACCTCCTGCTTGAGGCAGGGGTCAGCGTGAATGTGCCGACCCCGGAAGGGCAGACTCCACTGATGCTGGCTTCCAGCTGTGGCAACGAGAGCATcgcctatttccttctccag CAAGGTGCTGAGCTGGAAATGAAGGACATTCAGGGCTGGACTGCCCTCTTCCACTGCACCAGTGCTGGGCACCAGCAGATGGTCAAGTTCCTTTTGGACAGTGGAGCGAACGCCAACGTGAG GGAGCCGGTGTATGGATTCACTCCGCTGATGGAAGCTGCGGCTGCCGGCCATGAGATCATCGTGCAGTATTTTCTGAATCAT GGAGTCAGAGTGGACACGCGAGACCACAGTGGAGCCACAGCCCGGATGCTGGCCAGGCAGTACGGACACATGAAGATCGTGGGGCTGATTGACGCCCACTCACCTTCCCTGCCCAAGAGCCTCTACCGGGGCCCAG AAAAATACGAAGATCTGAGCTCTTCAGATGAGTGTGGCTCTGTCCCTCCGCGACAGAGGCCCTGCCGCAAGAAGGGGCTCAGCATCCATGAGGGGCCGCGAGCCCTGGCCCGCATCACGGCCATCGGACTCGGGGGCCGGGCACAGCAGCCTCGCTACG AGCAGGTGCCTCCGCGGGGCTACGTCAGCTTCAACAGCAGCGACGAGCACCCCCTGGAGGGGGGCGGCCTGTGCTACAGGGATGTCACCTCGCCCATCAACGAGCGGGACGtggagagcagcagcagcagcagccgcg AGCAGGCCTTCTCTGCCAACCCTGGGGTCGTGCGGAGCAGCAGCAGCGAGGGCCTGGCCCGGGCCCCGGGACTCAGCAGCGAGGCCTCCCTGGAGAGCAACGAG GATTCGGATCACGTGCGGAGAAGCTCGGTTCGCAAACAAACTAAAAGTTATGTGAAGACCAAGAACCGTTACAGCAGCAGCGACAGCCAGTGGGCTCCCAGCGCCGCGACGTCCTGTGCCCCGGGAGCGAGCCCCCAGACCGACAGGCCCCCCTATTCAGGACCTCAG GACCTTGCCACACTGCTGGAGCAGATCGGCTGTCTCAAGTACCTGCAGGTGTTTGAGGAGCAGGATGTGGACCTCCGCATCTTCCTGACCCTCACTGAGAGCGACCTGAAGGAAATCGGCATCAC GTTGTTTGGGCCCAAAAGGAAAATGACGTCTGCCATCGCCCGCTGGCACAGCAGCGCCCGCCCCCCCAGTGATGCCCTGGAGCTGGCCTATGCCGACCGGCTGGAGGCCGAGATGCAGGAGCTTGCCATCCAGCTGCACAAG CGCTGCGAGGAGGTGGAGGCCATGCGAGGCCTAGTGTCCCAGGAGCAGGAGCTGCGGGCCGTGGTGGAGAGCTGCCTCCTGGAGCAGGACGGTGCCCGCAAGGACGTCCACGCAcagctgcaggagacctgggccctTGCCAAGGATGCCACGCTTGTCCTGGACCAGCTGCG GGCCTGTCAGGCTGAGCTGTCAGCCCGAGTGAGGCGGGACGAGTCCCTGCGTGAGGCCCCCCTGAGCCCAGGCCTCCCTGCAGCAGGTAGGGAGGGCGGCATCCCGGCTGTGGGGCGGACGGACGGGGTGGGCCGCCTCCCAGGCCGGGTTTCACCACCTGTCTCTGTGTGCTTGTCATGTGGACGCCTCCCCGGTCCCCTCACACTGCACACCCACGTCCTCACGGTCTCTCCCGGAGGGCCTCGGCTGCCAGCAACGTCCAAGACGCCACAGCCCAGCAGGCTGGCCCTCGCACACTCAGCCCTGGGCCGGGCCCCTACTGGTCATCAGCACTTTGCTTCACAAGTGGGCAGAGAACACGCTGACACTGCAGGGACGTGTGGCTCTAGAGGGCCAGTCCTGTCACAGTGGCTCAGGCCGCCCGGAACCCACACCCACCCGGCTCTCTGCTCCACAGACCCCAAAGGCTGGCAGGCCTCCTTGCAGGCCCTGAGCCTTCCCGAGCTGTCGGGAGCCCTGGAGGAGCGAGTCCGGGAGATGG GGCGAGTCCTGTGCTCGGTGACCCAGAGCCTGGAGAAGCTGCAGGCGCTGAGCGGGAAGGAGAGCTGGCGGGAGCCGTAG